In a single window of the Massilia oculi genome:
- a CDS encoding pyridoxal phosphate-dependent aminotransferase, with protein MKISDRIAHSRPLATTAMHGRAEALRNAGERVIDFSIAISHFPAPASVLDAVSGAIGRDRTLPYTEVGGALKVREALRAKLAAENRIEAQVDEIIVTNGCKQAYYQALYAMTDPGDRIAVFRPHWPAYLATAELLGLELVLADLPQTLTEASLAAFGKVKALVLNNPHNPTGKVFSRRELELVRDWAAAGGVHVIVDESYEHLVYDGEHVTLAALCDWRELGVVTLFSASQSYAMMGWRIGFALAPAALVNAMQTLQGPITAAAPHLSQVAAVAAFATGSPQALLRDYRARRDLVVGLFAGTPWITMHAPASGPYLWGDVRGLTMDTIGFAERLLDEERVALMPGDALGQPGFIRIGYISDDEDTLMEGVRRIIAFGARLAEAAEMAEPR; from the coding sequence ATGAAGATCTCAGACCGAATCGCGCATTCCCGTCCCCTAGCCACCACCGCCATGCACGGCCGCGCCGAAGCGCTGCGCAATGCGGGTGAGCGCGTCATCGATTTCTCGATCGCGATTTCGCACTTCCCGGCCCCGGCCAGCGTGCTGGACGCGGTGTCGGGCGCCATCGGGCGCGATCGCACGTTGCCGTATACCGAGGTGGGCGGCGCGCTGAAGGTGCGCGAGGCGCTGCGCGCCAAGCTCGCGGCCGAGAACCGGATCGAGGCGCAGGTGGACGAGATCATCGTGACCAACGGTTGCAAGCAGGCGTATTACCAGGCGTTGTACGCGATGACCGACCCGGGCGACCGCATCGCCGTGTTCCGTCCGCACTGGCCGGCCTATCTCGCCACCGCCGAGCTGCTGGGACTCGAGTTGGTGCTGGCCGACCTGCCGCAGACGCTGACCGAAGCCTCCCTGGCGGCTTTCGGCAAGGTCAAGGCGCTGGTGTTGAACAATCCGCATAACCCGACCGGCAAGGTATTCAGCCGGCGCGAGCTGGAACTGGTGCGCGACTGGGCGGCGGCGGGCGGCGTGCACGTGATCGTCGACGAGAGCTACGAACACCTGGTCTATGACGGCGAGCACGTCACGCTGGCGGCGCTGTGCGACTGGCGCGAACTGGGCGTGGTCACCCTGTTCTCGGCCTCGCAGAGCTATGCCATGATGGGCTGGCGCATCGGTTTCGCCCTCGCCCCGGCCGCGCTGGTCAATGCGATGCAGACCCTGCAGGGACCGATCACGGCCGCCGCGCCGCACCTGTCGCAGGTGGCGGCGGTGGCCGCCTTCGCCACCGGCAGCCCGCAAGCGCTGCTGCGCGACTACCGCGCGCGGCGCGACCTGGTGGTGGGCCTGTTCGCCGGCACGCCCTGGATCACCATGCACGCGCCGGCCTCCGGCCCCTATCTGTGGGGCGACGTGCGCGGGCTCACCATGGACACGATCGGCTTCGCCGAGCGCCTGCTGGACGAGGAACGGGTGGCGCTGATGCCGGGCGACGCGCTCGGCCAACCCGGCTTCATCCGCATCGGCTATATCTCGGACGACGAAGACACCCTGATGGAAGGCGTGCGCCGCATCATCGCATTCGGCGCGCGGCTGGCGGAAGCGGCGGAGATGGCGGAGCCTCGATGA
- a CDS encoding putative bifunctional diguanylate cyclase/phosphodiesterase, which yields MIPTDDIAQWRARVFSTLLPIVLVLGTSTALPSVALALRQGLWQIAVMDAVALAWIFAIWRLDRLPHTFRVLNFLAVLFMIAIGLMLAVGPVSLNYLMAPPIMAVILLGNRAGILTLAVGALCIVGFGMNGYARLYVPGLETDPLLSSLVVAINFACVGALVTFTAGTLLKGLARSVQEARTAADTVNRLAFYDMLTGLPNRRLLMDRLAELVEGTRCGSTLGAVLYVDLDNFKNVNDARGHAVGDQLLRQAAERLASVAGARSCVGRLGGDEFVVLLDDLGPDADAATARALALAEEIRGALCEKTIIEGQRYYATASIGVALTRAANSPAQVHDLLREADTAMYHAKARGRNGVALFEPGMLRDAERRLTLERDLGLALEHGELSLHLQLQVDGARRPTGAELLMRWRRKDGSSVPPDQFIPVAESSGLIVPLGEWVLREACLAWHALVRVGHRLPLSVNVSPMQFRQPDFVARVESILQETGVPPGQLVFEITEGLLVDRLDQTVARMHELAALGVRISVDDFGTGYSSLAYLTRMPLYELKIDKSFIRDTPHDMDGTAIVQSILSMAGHLGLRVVAEGVETEAQAGYLARHGNASMQGFLFHRPMPLDDLLDHLRTST from the coding sequence ATGATTCCCACTGACGATATCGCGCAATGGCGCGCACGTGTTTTCTCCACCTTGCTGCCGATCGTGCTGGTGCTGGGCACCAGCACCGCCTTGCCGAGCGTCGCCCTGGCGCTGCGCCAGGGCCTTTGGCAGATCGCAGTGATGGATGCGGTGGCGCTGGCCTGGATCTTCGCCATCTGGCGCCTCGACCGCCTGCCCCATACCTTCCGCGTGCTGAACTTCCTGGCCGTGCTGTTCATGATCGCGATCGGACTGATGCTGGCGGTGGGACCGGTGAGCCTGAACTATCTGATGGCGCCGCCGATCATGGCCGTGATCCTGCTCGGCAACCGGGCCGGCATCCTCACGCTGGCGGTCGGCGCGCTGTGCATCGTGGGGTTCGGCATGAACGGTTATGCGCGGCTGTACGTGCCGGGGCTGGAGACCGATCCGCTGCTTTCCTCGCTGGTGGTGGCGATCAACTTCGCTTGCGTCGGCGCCCTCGTCACTTTCACCGCCGGCACCCTGCTCAAGGGCCTGGCGAGGTCGGTGCAGGAAGCGCGCACCGCCGCCGACACCGTCAACCGCCTGGCATTCTATGACATGCTGACAGGCCTGCCGAACCGGCGCCTGCTGATGGACCGCCTGGCCGAACTTGTCGAAGGCACGCGCTGCGGCAGCACCCTGGGCGCGGTGCTGTACGTCGACCTCGACAACTTCAAGAACGTCAACGATGCGCGCGGCCATGCCGTCGGCGACCAGTTGCTGCGCCAGGCGGCCGAACGCCTGGCTTCGGTGGCCGGGGCGCGGTCCTGCGTGGGGCGCCTGGGCGGCGACGAGTTCGTGGTGCTGCTGGACGACCTGGGCCCGGACGCCGACGCCGCCACCGCGCGCGCGCTGGCGCTGGCCGAGGAGATCCGCGGCGCCTTGTGCGAAAAGACGATCATCGAGGGCCAGCGCTATTACGCCACCGCCAGCATCGGCGTCGCGTTGACCAGGGCGGCCAATTCGCCGGCCCAGGTGCACGACCTGCTGCGCGAGGCCGATACCGCCATGTACCACGCCAAGGCGCGCGGCCGCAACGGCGTCGCCCTGTTCGAGCCCGGCATGCTGCGCGACGCCGAACGCCGCCTCACCCTCGAGCGCGACCTGGGCCTGGCGCTGGAACATGGCGAGCTGTCGCTGCACCTGCAACTGCAGGTCGACGGCGCGCGGCGCCCGACCGGAGCGGAACTCCTGATGCGCTGGCGCCGCAAGGACGGCAGCAGCGTGCCGCCCGACCAGTTCATCCCGGTCGCCGAGTCGAGCGGCCTGATCGTGCCGCTGGGCGAGTGGGTGCTGCGCGAAGCCTGCCTGGCCTGGCACGCGCTGGTGCGCGTCGGCCATCGGCTGCCGCTGTCGGTCAACGTCAGCCCGATGCAGTTCCGCCAGCCCGACTTCGTGGCGCGGGTGGAAAGCATCCTGCAGGAGACCGGCGTGCCGCCCGGCCAGCTGGTGTTCGAGATCACCGAAGGCCTGCTGGTCGACCGCCTCGACCAGACCGTCGCGCGCATGCACGAACTGGCGGCGCTGGGCGTGCGCATCTCGGTCGACGATTTCGGCACCGGCTACTCGAGCCTGGCCTACCTGACCCGCATGCCGCTGTACGAACTCAAGATCGACAAGAGTTTTATCCGCGACACCCCGCACGACATGGACGGCACCGCCATCGTGCAGTCGATCCTGTCGATGGCCGGCCACCTGGGCCTGCGCGTGGTCGCAGAAGGCGTCGAGACCGAGGCCCAGGCAGGGTATCTCGCGCGCCACGGCAACGCCAGCATGCAGGGCTTCCTGTTCCACCGGCCGATGCCGCTGGACGATCTGCTCGA
- a CDS encoding hybrid sensor histidine kinase/response regulator, producing MSRLLGRFRLNSLRSRLMLLVLLAIAPIAVVTVLGGLREREAAIRASEENLQRLTALAAANEAQSIDRARQILVDLVSVPDLMGDTAGCNALLANVLDRNEGYVNFGLIQLNGDVTCSAVPMLHPVNLGDRSHFKRALAERRFIASDYVFGRVIRKHTINLTYPVIDRSGDVVAVVFAAMDLAGLDTFVNDISMPPGSILETADASGNLISRRPDPERWFGKRVTGEMLDAMRGPHDRALVVRGEDGIERLHAFARVGSPTLTDYTITIGVPTDLITQVARDAQFMSLLGLGATTLLALLAAWLAGEKLIVQRVRGLTTVARRIAAGELDTRTRIEYGNEEIGRLAAALDEMAENLQKKEAARGQAERELRAADQRKDEFLAMLAHELRNPLAPISTGAHLLKLLHSDNAQITQTCAIIARQVEHMTSLVDDLLDVSRVTRGLVSLSTQVLDLRNVVDDAAEQIRPLIGARRHKVVLDLPTGPAHVKGDHKRLVQVVANLLGNATKYTPEGGHIQLQLVEAGDDWELSVSDDGIGMEAHLVERVFDLFTQAERTPDRSQGGLGLGLALAKSLVELHGGSVGARSAGLGHGSTFTVRLPRHRQESLPLPAHLPGHLPAGSQILDATPPNALRILVVDDNLDAAHTLNLFLRATGHDVEIAYCGVDAIEIAKAFAPQVCILDIGLPDMDGNELARRLRRLPQTSGATLVAATGYGRQQDREAADQAGFDHYLVKPVNTLQLGELLAVAAAR from the coding sequence ATGAGCCGTTTGCTGGGGCGCTTTCGCCTGAATAGCCTGCGCAGCCGCCTGATGCTGCTGGTCCTGCTGGCGATCGCACCGATTGCCGTCGTCACCGTACTGGGCGGCCTGCGCGAGCGCGAGGCGGCGATCCGCGCCTCGGAAGAAAACCTCCAGCGCCTCACCGCGCTGGCGGCCGCCAACGAGGCGCAATCGATCGACCGCGCGCGCCAGATCCTGGTCGACCTGGTCAGCGTGCCCGACCTGATGGGCGACACCGCCGGCTGCAATGCCCTGCTGGCCAATGTCCTCGACCGCAACGAGGGCTACGTCAATTTCGGCCTGATCCAGCTGAACGGCGACGTCACCTGCAGCGCGGTGCCGATGCTGCATCCGGTGAACCTGGGCGACCGCAGCCACTTCAAGCGCGCGCTCGCCGAGCGCCGCTTCATCGCCAGCGACTACGTGTTCGGACGCGTGATCCGCAAGCACACGATCAATCTCACCTATCCCGTCATCGACCGCTCGGGCGACGTGGTGGCGGTGGTGTTCGCGGCCATGGACCTGGCCGGCCTGGACACCTTCGTCAACGACATCAGCATGCCGCCCGGTTCGATCCTGGAGACGGCCGACGCCTCGGGCAACCTGATCTCGCGCCGGCCCGACCCCGAGCGCTGGTTCGGCAAGCGCGTCACCGGCGAGATGCTGGACGCGATGCGCGGGCCGCACGACCGCGCGCTGGTGGTGCGCGGCGAGGACGGGATCGAGCGCCTGCACGCCTTCGCCCGCGTCGGCTCGCCGACCCTCACCGACTACACCATCACCATCGGGGTGCCGACCGACCTGATCACCCAGGTCGCCCGCGACGCCCAGTTCATGTCCCTGCTCGGCCTTGGCGCCACCACCCTGCTGGCGTTGCTGGCAGCCTGGCTGGCCGGCGAAAAACTGATCGTGCAGCGAGTGCGCGGCCTGACCACGGTCGCGCGCCGCATCGCCGCCGGCGAGCTCGATACGCGCACCCGGATCGAATACGGCAACGAGGAGATCGGGCGGCTGGCGGCGGCGCTGGACGAGATGGCCGAGAACCTGCAGAAGAAGGAAGCCGCGCGCGGGCAGGCCGAGCGCGAGCTGCGCGCCGCCGACCAGCGCAAGGACGAATTCCTGGCGATGCTGGCGCACGAGCTGAGAAATCCGCTGGCGCCGATCAGCACCGGCGCCCACCTGCTCAAGCTGCTGCACTCGGATAATGCCCAGATCACCCAGACCTGCGCCATCATCGCGCGCCAGGTCGAGCACATGACCAGCCTGGTGGACGACCTGCTCGACGTGTCGCGCGTGACGCGCGGCCTGGTGTCGCTGTCGACCCAGGTGCTGGACCTGCGCAACGTGGTCGACGACGCCGCCGAGCAGATCCGCCCCCTGATCGGCGCGCGACGCCACAAGGTGGTGCTCGATCTGCCGACCGGCCCGGCCCACGTCAAGGGCGACCACAAGCGCCTGGTGCAGGTGGTGGCCAATTTGCTGGGCAACGCCACCAAGTACACGCCGGAGGGCGGCCACATCCAGCTCCAGCTGGTCGAGGCCGGCGACGACTGGGAACTGAGCGTGAGCGACGACGGCATCGGCATGGAGGCGCACCTGGTCGAGCGCGTGTTCGACCTGTTCACCCAGGCCGAACGTACTCCGGACCGTTCGCAGGGCGGCCTGGGCCTGGGCCTGGCGCTGGCCAAGAGCCTGGTCGAGCTGCATGGCGGCAGCGTCGGCGCGCGCAGCGCCGGCCTGGGCCACGGCAGCACCTTCACCGTGCGCCTGCCGCGCCACCGCCAGGAAAGCCTGCCCCTGCCCGCCCACTTGCCGGGCCACCTGCCAGCGGGCAGCCAGATCCTGGATGCGACCCCGCCGAACGCGCTGCGCATCCTGGTGGTGGACGACAACCTCGATGCCGCCCACACGCTCAACCTGTTCCTGCGCGCCACCGGCCACGACGTCGAGATCGCCTACTGCGGCGTCGACGCGATCGAGATCGCCAAGGCGTTCGCGCCCCAGGTCTGCATCCTCGACATCGGCCTGCCCGACATGGACGGCAACGAGCTGGCGCGCCGCCTGCGCCGCCTGCCGCAGACCAGCGGCGCCACCCTGGTCGCCGCCACCGGTTACGGGCGCCAGCAAGACCGCGAGGCGGCCGACCAGGCCGGCTTCGACCATTACCTGGTCAAGCCGGTCAACACGCTGCAGCTGGGCGAGCTGCTGGCCGTCGCCGCTGCGCGCTGA
- a CDS encoding acyl-CoA dehydrogenase family protein, which produces MDYLDWPFFEECHGALARELDAWAADNLIDAHGSDVDAICRALVARLGRDGWLRHAVGSDGGAIDTRAICLIRETLARHAGLADFAFAMQGLGSGAISLFGTQAQKRRWLPPVASGEAIAAFALSEPEAGSDVAAMQCAARRDGDDWVLDGEKTWISNGGIADFYLVFARSGDGGGEGGRGSKGISAFIVDAATPGLEIAERIDVIAPHPLARLRFTGCRVPADCLVGAEGQGFKVAMATLDVFRTSVAAAALGFARRAMEEALARAQARPMFGKTLADFQLTQARLAQMALEIDAAALLTYRAAWLRDSGKRVTKEAAMAKLAATESAQRVIDGAVQLFGGQGVQSGQVVESLYREIRALRIYEGASEVQLLIIARELLAAKV; this is translated from the coding sequence ATGGACTACCTGGACTGGCCTTTCTTTGAAGAGTGCCATGGCGCGCTGGCGCGCGAACTCGATGCCTGGGCGGCGGACAATCTGATCGACGCGCATGGCAGCGACGTCGATGCGATCTGCCGCGCGCTGGTGGCGCGCCTGGGCCGCGACGGCTGGCTGCGGCACGCGGTCGGCAGCGATGGCGGGGCGATCGACACCCGCGCCATCTGCCTGATCCGCGAAACCCTGGCGCGCCATGCCGGCCTGGCCGACTTCGCCTTCGCGATGCAGGGGCTGGGCAGCGGGGCGATCTCGCTGTTCGGCACGCAGGCCCAGAAGCGGCGCTGGCTGCCGCCGGTGGCCAGTGGAGAAGCGATCGCCGCCTTCGCCTTGTCCGAACCGGAAGCCGGCTCCGACGTCGCCGCCATGCAGTGCGCGGCGCGGCGCGACGGCGACGACTGGGTGCTCGATGGCGAGAAGACCTGGATCTCGAATGGCGGCATCGCCGATTTCTACCTTGTCTTCGCCCGGAGCGGGGATGGCGGCGGCGAGGGCGGACGTGGCTCGAAGGGTATCTCGGCCTTCATCGTCGACGCCGCGACCCCCGGCCTGGAGATCGCCGAGCGCATCGACGTGATCGCGCCGCATCCGCTGGCGCGCCTGCGTTTCACCGGGTGCCGGGTGCCGGCCGACTGCCTGGTGGGCGCGGAAGGCCAGGGCTTCAAGGTGGCGATGGCGACACTGGACGTATTCCGCACCTCTGTCGCCGCCGCGGCGCTGGGCTTCGCGCGGCGAGCCATGGAAGAAGCATTGGCGCGCGCCCAGGCGCGGCCCATGTTCGGCAAGACCCTGGCGGACTTCCAGCTCACCCAGGCCAGGCTGGCCCAGATGGCGTTGGAGATCGACGCCGCCGCGCTGCTGACCTACCGCGCCGCCTGGCTGCGCGACAGTGGCAAGCGGGTGACGAAAGAGGCGGCGATGGCCAAGCTGGCGGCCACCGAATCGGCGCAGCGCGTCATCGACGGCGCGGTGCAGCTGTTCGGCGGCCAGGGCGTGCAGAGCGGGCAGGTGGTGGAAAGCCTGTACCGCGAAATCCGCGCGCTGCGCATCTACGAGGGAGCGAGCGAGGTGCAGCTCCTGATCATCGCGCGCGAGCTGCTCGCGGCGAAGGTTTAA
- a CDS encoding ASCH domain-containing protein: MQRLKRLTFWGADENDDSLPRAVIARRKTVTADTVEDYYKPYGEYGDGSYEAGDLIEVYDLKQRLRCLIRAVDVQTIRFGDIPEAVWRGEGFASAREFQDVHVRCLPQYRLHDDFEFVTLHFELVDVIER; encoded by the coding sequence ATGCAGAGATTGAAACGCCTGACCTTCTGGGGCGCCGACGAGAACGACGACAGTCTGCCGCGCGCTGTGATAGCGAGGCGCAAGACGGTCACCGCCGACACGGTCGAGGATTACTACAAGCCCTATGGCGAATACGGCGACGGCAGCTATGAAGCCGGTGACCTGATCGAAGTGTACGACCTGAAGCAGCGCCTGCGCTGCCTTATCCGCGCCGTCGACGTCCAGACCATCCGTTTCGGGGACATCCCGGAAGCGGTGTGGCGGGGCGAGGGATTCGCCAGCGCCCGTGAGTTCCAGGACGTCCACGTTCGCTGCCTGCCGCAATACCGACTGCATGACGACTTCGAGTTCGTCACCCTGCATTTCGAGCTGGTCGACGTGATCGAGCGCTGA
- a CDS encoding RidA family protein — MDILQPPLWPRPRGYANGVACRGRQVFVSGMIGWDAEGRFHTDDFVGQARQALENIVAVLREAGAGPEHIVRMTWYVVDKREYLGAGRELGAAYREVLGRHYPAMSAVQVAGLMEDRARVEIEVTAVIPD; from the coding sequence ATGGACATTCTTCAACCGCCGCTCTGGCCGCGACCCAGGGGCTATGCGAATGGGGTGGCCTGCCGTGGACGCCAGGTTTTTGTCAGCGGCATGATCGGCTGGGATGCCGAAGGGCGCTTCCACACGGACGACTTCGTCGGACAGGCACGGCAGGCGCTGGAAAACATCGTCGCCGTGTTGCGCGAAGCGGGCGCCGGGCCGGAGCACATCGTGCGCATGACCTGGTATGTGGTCGACAAGCGCGAATATCTCGGCGCGGGGCGCGAGCTCGGCGCCGCCTACCGCGAGGTGCTGGGGCGCCATTATCCGGCCATGAGCGCGGTGCAGGTGGCGGGGCTCATGGAGGATCGGGCGCGGGTCGAGATCGAAGTGACCGCGGTAATACCTGACTAG
- a CDS encoding bifunctional salicylyl-CoA 5-hydroxylase/oxidoreductase, with translation MNIVCVGGGPAGLYFGLLMKLRQPTRAVTVIERNRPGDTFGWGVVFSDQTLGHLARADEPSARAILQSFNHWDAIDVHIKGATVTSRGHGFCGIGRKRLLDILSARCRALGVDLVFETRALDVPELARRYGADLVVAADGVNSVVRQQYREAFQPEVEERLCRFVWLGTRKRFDAFTFAFEETEHGWFQAHAYQYDGDTSTFIIETLDSTWRASGLADMSQADALAFCERLFARHLDGQPLMANAAHLRGSGMWIRFPRLACRQWVHPIEVDGRQVPLVLMGDAAHTAHFSIGSGTKLALEDAIGLADELDNENELFAALARYQEARLVEVLKLQSAARNSMEWFENVARYTEMEAGQFAYSLLTRSQRLSHENLRLRDPAYVDGFERRFASAAARDAGVASPSRAVPPMFTPYKVRSVLLKNRVVVSPMAQYSAVDGVVGDFHLAHLGARALGGAALVMAEMTCVSADARITPGCPGLYTQEQMLAWRRIVDFVHTASDAKIGIQLGHAGAKGSTRPMWDGIDLPLASGNWPLLSASRQQYIEGVSQTAREATQDDLERIKDDFVQATRSAFDAGFDWLELHCAHGYLLSSFISPLTNQRQDAYGGSLENRCRYPLAVFAAVRAAWPAHLPISVRISSHDWVEGGITPQDAVQIARLFRAAGADMIDCSSGQVSKRERPVFGRMYQAPFADRIRNEAGIPTIAVGGIHEADHVNGIIAAGRADLCAVARPHLANPAWTLMEAARIGYTGAAWPRQYGAGKQQLERNLERERQLQAASSGLSPQQVAARLLEG, from the coding sequence ATGAACATCGTTTGCGTGGGCGGCGGCCCGGCCGGTCTCTACTTCGGCCTGCTCATGAAACTGCGCCAGCCGACGCGTGCGGTGACCGTGATCGAGCGCAACCGGCCAGGAGACACCTTCGGCTGGGGCGTGGTGTTCTCGGACCAGACGCTGGGCCACCTGGCCCGGGCCGACGAGCCGAGCGCGCGCGCCATCCTGCAGTCGTTCAATCACTGGGACGCGATCGACGTCCACATCAAAGGCGCCACCGTCACCTCGCGCGGCCACGGCTTTTGCGGCATCGGGCGCAAGCGCCTGCTAGACATCCTCTCGGCGCGCTGCCGCGCGCTGGGCGTGGACCTCGTGTTCGAAACCCGGGCCCTGGACGTGCCCGAGCTGGCGCGCCGCTACGGCGCCGACCTGGTGGTGGCGGCCGACGGCGTGAACAGCGTGGTCCGCCAGCAGTACCGCGAGGCGTTCCAGCCCGAGGTCGAGGAGCGCCTGTGCCGCTTCGTGTGGCTGGGCACGCGCAAGCGCTTCGACGCCTTCACCTTCGCCTTCGAGGAAACCGAACACGGCTGGTTCCAGGCGCACGCCTACCAGTACGACGGCGACACCTCGACCTTCATCATCGAGACGCTGGATTCAACCTGGCGCGCGAGCGGCCTGGCCGACATGAGCCAGGCCGATGCGCTGGCATTCTGCGAGCGCCTGTTCGCGCGCCACCTGGACGGCCAGCCGCTGATGGCGAACGCCGCCCACCTGCGCGGATCCGGCATGTGGATCCGCTTCCCGCGCCTGGCCTGCCGCCAGTGGGTGCATCCGATCGAGGTCGATGGGCGTCAGGTGCCGCTGGTGCTGATGGGCGACGCCGCCCACACCGCGCATTTCTCGATCGGCTCCGGCACCAAGCTGGCGCTGGAAGATGCGATCGGGCTCGCTGACGAACTGGACAACGAAAACGAGCTGTTCGCCGCACTCGCGCGCTACCAGGAGGCGCGCCTGGTCGAGGTGCTGAAACTGCAGAGCGCCGCGCGCAACTCGATGGAATGGTTCGAGAACGTGGCGCGCTATACGGAGATGGAGGCCGGGCAGTTCGCCTATTCGCTGCTCACGCGCAGCCAGCGGCTGTCGCACGAAAACCTGCGCCTGCGCGACCCCGCCTATGTCGACGGTTTCGAGCGCCGTTTCGCCAGCGCGGCGGCGCGGGACGCCGGCGTGGCGTCGCCTTCAAGGGCGGTTCCGCCGATGTTCACGCCCTACAAGGTGCGCAGCGTGCTGCTGAAGAACCGAGTGGTGGTCTCGCCGATGGCGCAATACTCGGCCGTGGATGGCGTGGTCGGCGATTTCCACCTGGCCCACCTCGGCGCGCGGGCGCTGGGCGGTGCGGCGCTGGTGATGGCCGAGATGACCTGCGTCTCGGCCGACGCCCGCATCACGCCCGGCTGCCCAGGGCTGTACACGCAAGAGCAGATGCTGGCCTGGCGCCGCATCGTCGACTTCGTACACACGGCCAGCGATGCGAAGATCGGCATCCAGCTCGGCCATGCGGGCGCCAAGGGCTCGACCCGGCCGATGTGGGACGGCATCGACCTGCCTTTGGCAAGCGGCAACTGGCCGCTGCTGTCGGCCTCCCGCCAGCAGTACATCGAAGGGGTCTCGCAGACCGCGCGGGAGGCGACGCAGGATGACCTGGAGCGCATCAAGGACGACTTCGTGCAGGCCACCCGGTCTGCCTTTGACGCCGGCTTCGACTGGCTCGAGCTGCATTGCGCGCATGGCTACCTGCTGTCGAGTTTTATTTCTCCCCTGACCAACCAACGCCAGGATGCCTACGGCGGCAGCCTGGAAAACCGCTGCCGCTATCCGCTCGCGGTGTTCGCGGCGGTGCGTGCGGCCTGGCCGGCCCACCTGCCGATCAGCGTGCGCATCTCGAGCCACGACTGGGTCGAGGGCGGCATCACGCCGCAGGACGCGGTGCAGATTGCGCGCCTGTTCCGCGCGGCGGGCGCCGACATGATCGACTGTTCCTCGGGCCAGGTCAGCAAGCGGGAAAGGCCCGTGTTCGGCCGCATGTACCAGGCCCCGTTCGCGGACCGGATCCGCAACGAAGCCGGCATCCCGACCATCGCCGTCGGCGGTATTCATGAGGCCGACCATGTGAACGGCATCATCGCCGCCGGCCGCGCCGACCTGTGCGCGGTGGCGCGCCCGCACCTGGCCAACCCGGCCTGGACGCTGATGGAAGCGGCGCGCATCGGCTACACTGGCGCCGCCTGGCCACGCCAGTATGGGGCCGGCAAGCAGCAGCTGGAACGCAACCTGGAGCGCGAACGCCAGCTGCAGGCGGCTTCCAGCGGCCTGTCGCCTCAGCAGGTGGCGGCGCGCCTGCTCGAAGGCTGA
- a CDS encoding enoyl-CoA hydratase family protein: MHYLPGQPHHLPGSRHSLAAYQGRHVGFALDAGVATITLDRPERKNPLTFDSYAELRDLFRALAYADDVKAVVIAGAGENFCSGGDVHEIIGPLTKLDMPGLLAFTRMTGDLVKAMRACPQPVVAAVDGVCAGAGAILALASDIRYGTARSRTAFLFTRVGLAGCDMGACALLPRVVGQGRAAELLYTGRSMDGEEGERWGFFNRLCAPEQLLGEAAAFAATLAGGPTFAHGMTKKMLQQEWNMGVDEAIEAEAQAQAICMATNDFHRAYHAFAAKERPRFEGD; the protein is encoded by the coding sequence ATGCATTATCTACCGGGCCAGCCGCACCACTTGCCGGGCAGCCGCCACAGCCTCGCCGCCTACCAGGGCAGGCATGTCGGATTCGCTTTGGATGCCGGCGTCGCGACCATTACCCTTGACCGGCCCGAGCGCAAGAATCCGCTGACCTTCGACTCCTATGCCGAGCTGCGCGACCTGTTCCGCGCGCTGGCATATGCCGACGACGTGAAGGCGGTCGTGATCGCCGGCGCCGGCGAGAACTTCTGCTCCGGCGGCGACGTGCACGAGATCATCGGCCCACTGACGAAGCTGGACATGCCCGGCCTGCTGGCCTTCACCCGCATGACGGGCGACCTGGTCAAGGCGATGCGCGCCTGTCCGCAGCCGGTCGTGGCGGCGGTCGACGGCGTGTGCGCCGGCGCCGGAGCGATCCTGGCGCTGGCCTCCGACATCCGCTACGGCACGGCGCGCAGCCGCACCGCTTTCCTGTTCACCCGGGTCGGCCTGGCCGGCTGCGACATGGGCGCCTGTGCGCTGCTGCCGCGCGTGGTCGGCCAGGGCCGCGCCGCCGAGCTGCTGTACACGGGGCGCTCGATGGACGGTGAGGAAGGCGAGCGCTGGGGCTTCTTCAACCGCCTGTGCGCGCCCGAGCAGCTGCTGGGCGAGGCCGCCGCTTTCGCCGCCACCCTGGCAGGCGGCCCGACCTTCGCCCACGGCATGACCAAGAAGATGCTGCAGCAGGAGTGGAATATGGGCGTGGACGAGGCGATCGAGGCCGAGGCCCAGGCCCAGGCGATCTGCATGGCGACCAATGATTTTCACCGCGCCTACCACGCCTTCGCGGCCAAGGAACGGCCGCGCTTCGAGGGGGATTGA